A stretch of Microbulbifer sp. SAOS-129_SWC DNA encodes these proteins:
- a CDS encoding DUF4124 domain-containing protein, with protein MNATRICAALLLAVAMTAAADGGLYRWVDADGQVHYSDQPPPQGKAENVAGALRPINSADATQVQRTHHSQQDSVQQQYEARKQQQARQHQRQMASACRRARRDLHLLQGRVAFIDESGKEVKITERERQQRAAALQQQIARVCG; from the coding sequence GTGAACGCAACACGGATCTGTGCCGCACTGCTGCTGGCAGTGGCGATGACGGCCGCCGCCGACGGCGGACTCTACCGCTGGGTCGACGCAGACGGGCAGGTGCACTACAGCGACCAGCCGCCGCCGCAGGGCAAGGCGGAAAACGTGGCCGGTGCACTGCGCCCGATCAACAGTGCCGACGCCACGCAGGTGCAGCGCACGCACCACAGCCAGCAGGACAGCGTGCAGCAGCAGTATGAGGCGCGCAAACAGCAACAGGCCAGGCAGCATCAACGGCAGATGGCGAGCGCCTGCCGGCGCGCGCGGCGCGACCTGCACCTGCTGCAGGGGCGGGTCGCGTTCATCGACGAGAGCGGCAAGGAAGTGAAAATCACCGAGCGCGAGCGCCAGCAGCGCGCCGCCGCGCTGCAGCAGCAGATTGCCCGGGTGTGCGGCTAG
- the hslO gene encoding Hsp33 family molecular chaperone HslO gives MSDQLERFILSQHDIRGQMVTLTDAYRAVLENNQLPQPVAELLGEFLAAACLLSTTLKFEGQLTLQARGEGSVPLIMAECTHHSDLRGIAHLEEGAQIADDATLLELIGARGILAITIVPRDGERYQGVVPLERDSLAQCLEDYFTQSEQLQTRFWIESSPHTVGGIMLQVLPGNNAASAEENRDAWETAQHLAETVTAEELHQLPHDQLLHRLFNQLKPATLGTANIRFKCSCSRERSARALISLGPEEVYRLLEEQGGEIAADCQFCNTQYRFDRAQVEALFNAPPHTLH, from the coding sequence ATGTCCGACCAGCTGGAACGTTTCATCCTATCCCAACACGATATCCGCGGGCAGATGGTGACCCTCACCGACGCCTACCGCGCCGTGCTGGAAAACAACCAGCTACCACAGCCGGTGGCGGAACTGCTGGGCGAATTCCTCGCCGCCGCCTGCCTGCTGTCCACCACGCTCAAGTTCGAGGGCCAGCTGACCCTGCAGGCCCGCGGCGAGGGCAGTGTGCCGCTGATCATGGCCGAGTGCACCCACCACAGCGACCTGCGCGGTATTGCCCACCTGGAAGAAGGTGCGCAGATTGCCGACGATGCCACACTGCTGGAACTGATCGGTGCGCGCGGTATCCTCGCCATTACCATCGTGCCCCGCGACGGCGAGCGCTACCAGGGCGTGGTGCCGCTGGAACGGGACTCCCTGGCGCAGTGCCTCGAGGACTACTTCACCCAGTCGGAGCAACTGCAGACCCGTTTCTGGATCGAGTCCAGCCCGCACACCGTAGGCGGCATCATGCTGCAGGTACTGCCCGGCAACAACGCCGCCAGCGCCGAGGAAAACCGCGATGCCTGGGAGACCGCCCAGCACCTGGCGGAGACCGTCACCGCCGAGGAACTGCACCAGCTACCCCACGACCAGCTGCTGCACCGGCTGTTCAACCAGCTCAAGCCGGCCACTCTGGGCACCGCCAATATCCGCTTCAAGTGCAGCTGTTCCCGCGAGCGCAGCGCCCGCGCGCTGATCTCGCTGGGCCCCGAGGAGGTCTACCGGCTACTCGAGGAGCAGGGTGGCGAGATCGCCGCCGACTGCCAGTTCTGCAACACCCAGTACCGCTTCGACCGCGCACAGGTGGAAGCACTGTTTAACGCCCCCCCGCACACCCTGCACTGA